From a region of the Rhipicephalus microplus isolate Deutch F79 chromosome X, USDA_Rmic, whole genome shotgun sequence genome:
- the LOC142776877 gene encoding uncharacterized protein LOC142776877, which yields MATLKVECTALPEETVLVAGLLPGKVLYRTATRMAEKADGTERHQRALAEPSLIDRGYSISCMAATALLKTDDDIRGAYAMWMPHARNPCEKGSLPPLPKHAPTSIYIEPTGQDQSPSF from the exons ATGGCTACACTGAAAGTGGAGTGTACGGCTCTTCCTGAAGAAACAGTGCTTGTAGCGGGATTGCTTCCAGGCAAGGTGCTCTACCGCACGGCGACTCGTATGGCGGAGAAAGCTGATGGCACAGAGAGACATCAGCGTGCACTGGCGGAGCCAAGCTTGATCGACCGAGGCTACTCGATTTCCTGCATGGCGGCCACCGCACTGCTGAAGACCGATGACGACATCAGAGGAGCGTATGCGATGTGGATGCCTCACGCAAGAAACCCATGTGAAAAAG GGAGTCTACCACCTTTGCCCAAGCACGCGCCTACTTCCATCTACATTGAGCCTACCGGACAAGACCAGTCACCGAGCTTCTAA